From the Micromonospora lupini genome, one window contains:
- a CDS encoding PrsW family intramembrane metalloprotease, which produces MRDRSRRWAWVGVLIVGLILYLAVLRTLVRTQNPNFVPALILLGATLAPLTFLTFAQARTGRWQVPSSVLVTSAFFGGVIGTVVAGTLEYDTLRGLGTLPMLFVALIEESAKLIVPVVLLFTALAQHRRRLPSDGLVIGVAAGMGFAALETMGYAFTALLSSHGNIGAVEQTLFIRGLTAPAGHTAWTGLTAGALWALLASPSVGRLFGFLGTFLGVVVLHTLWDTFSGSLVFVVLAIVSIGWLFWELHRYRTFGDRLVVQRPSS; this is translated from the coding sequence ATGCGTGATCGTTCTCGCCGGTGGGCGTGGGTCGGAGTGCTAATCGTCGGGCTGATCCTCTATCTGGCGGTGCTGCGGACCCTCGTGCGCACCCAGAACCCGAACTTCGTGCCGGCGCTGATCCTGCTCGGAGCGACCCTGGCGCCCCTGACGTTCCTCACGTTCGCCCAGGCCCGTACCGGGCGCTGGCAGGTGCCGTCGTCGGTGCTGGTGACGTCGGCGTTCTTCGGCGGGGTGATCGGCACGGTGGTCGCCGGCACCCTGGAGTACGACACCCTGCGCGGCCTCGGCACCCTGCCCATGCTGTTCGTGGCGTTGATCGAGGAGTCGGCGAAGCTGATCGTCCCCGTGGTGCTGCTGTTCACGGCCCTGGCGCAGCACCGTCGCCGCCTGCCGTCCGACGGCCTTGTCATCGGCGTGGCCGCAGGCATGGGCTTCGCGGCGCTGGAGACGATGGGGTACGCGTTCACCGCGCTGCTGAGCTCGCACGGCAACATCGGCGCGGTGGAGCAGACCCTGTTCATCCGCGGCCTGACCGCGCCCGCCGGGCACACCGCCTGGACCGGGCTCACCGCCGGGGCGCTGTGGGCGCTGCTGGCCAGCCCGAGCGTCGGCCGGCTCTTCGGGTTCCTCGGCACCTTCCTGGGCGTCGTCGTCCTGCACACACTGTGGGACACCTTCTCCGGTTCGCTGGTCTTCGTCGTGCTGGCGATCGTCAGCATCGGCTGGCTGTTCTGGGAGCTGCACCGCTACCGGACCTTCGGCGACCGCCTGGTCGTTCAGCGCCCGTCGAGCTGA
- a CDS encoding 4Fe-4S dicluster domain-containing protein translates to MPHANALYGPLDPASDAGYGDAPPRMGFFTDTSVCIGCKACEVACKEWNGVPESGLDLLGMSYDNTGALTANSWRHVAFVEQPRSVGREVPAFEGYPDGPAVSPATAAVGARTSADTGTDPGLPPGSPVAAARMSGGPEFLGMPGGQPPGRGTGVEQRSDFRWLMMSDVCKHCTHAACLDVCPTGSLFRTEFGTVVVQEDICNGCGYCISACPYGVIDQRRDDGRAWKCTLCYDRLGVGMTPACAQACPTESIQYGPLDELRERAAARVEALRERGVPEARLYGHDPNDGVGGDGAFFLLLDEPEVYGLPPDPIVTTRDLPAMWKRAGLAALTMAAATAVAFLGRRP, encoded by the coding sequence ATGCCCCACGCCAACGCCCTGTACGGGCCGCTCGATCCGGCGTCGGACGCCGGTTACGGGGATGCGCCGCCGCGGATGGGGTTCTTCACCGATACGAGCGTGTGTATCGGGTGTAAGGCGTGTGAGGTGGCCTGCAAGGAGTGGAACGGCGTTCCGGAGAGTGGTCTGGATCTGCTGGGGATGTCGTACGACAACACGGGGGCGTTGACCGCGAACTCGTGGCGGCACGTCGCGTTCGTCGAGCAGCCGCGCTCGGTCGGCCGGGAGGTGCCGGCGTTCGAGGGCTATCCGGACGGGCCGGCGGTCAGCCCGGCGACGGCGGCCGTGGGCGCGCGGACCAGCGCCGACACCGGCACGGATCCGGGTCTGCCACCCGGTTCGCCTGTCGCGGCGGCCCGGATGTCGGGTGGGCCGGAGTTCCTGGGGATGCCGGGTGGGCAGCCGCCGGGGCGGGGGACGGGTGTGGAGCAGCGGTCGGATTTTCGGTGGTTGATGATGTCGGATGTGTGTAAACACTGCACGCATGCGGCTTGTCTGGATGTGTGTCCGACGGGGTCGTTGTTCCGGACGGAGTTCGGGACTGTGGTGGTGCAGGAGGACATCTGTAACGGCTGTGGGTACTGCATTTCGGCGTGTCCGTACGGGGTGATCGATCAGCGTAGGGATGATGGTCGGGCGTGGAAGTGCACGCTGTGTTATGACCGGTTGGGTGTGGGGATGACGCCTGCGTGTGCGCAGGCGTGTCCGACGGAGTCGATTCAGTACGGGCCCCTGGACGAGTTGCGGGAGCGGGCGGCGGCGCGGGTGGAGGCGTTGCGGGAGCGGGGTGTTCCGGAGGCGCGTCTGTACGGGCACGATCCGAACGATGGTGTGGGTGGTGACGGGGCGTTCTTCCTGTTGCTGGACGAGCCGGAGGTGTACGGGCTGCCGCCGGATCCGATCGTGACGACGCGGGACCTGCCGGCCATGTGGAAACGCGCGGGCCTCGCCGCGCTGACGATGGCCGCCGCCACGGCTGTCGCGTTCCTGGGCAGGCGGCCATGA
- a CDS encoding low temperature requirement protein A produces the protein MNRNPPLHPLLRARDAPKQPAFIELFFDLVYVFALTQLTRLLINDLTLQGGFEALVLFLALWWIWVLTAWMTDQFDPQRASVQWYVVLVMFGIFLMAIQVPEGFHGNGPFFAAIFAAISLGRFLFVVWAARRTVVLNHVLRARFWFLVSALGWIPGAFVQGWARGILWLSALTVDYVSAALRWPTPWRLGHALGPALEITATHVAERYRQVFIIALGEIVLALGMTFTDTGSDAFTLRRAAAITLSFASAALMWRLYVYQAGGQLGPAITAARDPHRLSQWSSFAHMAMIAGTILTAVGFTLVMEHPTTHTPPSWVAGIIGGPALFLAGRVGFEYVIFGRVTLPRPIGILVLAGLSPVVVHLPPEATVASTTAVLIALAAEDAARDRRSAPKLAAPPT, from the coding sequence ATGAACCGGAACCCGCCGCTCCACCCGCTGCTGCGCGCCCGGGACGCCCCGAAGCAGCCCGCGTTCATCGAGCTCTTCTTCGACCTGGTGTACGTCTTCGCGCTGACCCAGCTCACCCGCCTGCTGATCAACGACCTCACCCTCCAGGGTGGGTTCGAAGCGCTCGTGCTGTTCCTGGCGCTGTGGTGGATCTGGGTCCTGACGGCGTGGATGACGGACCAGTTCGACCCACAGCGCGCGTCCGTCCAGTGGTACGTCGTCCTGGTCATGTTCGGCATCTTCCTGATGGCGATCCAGGTGCCCGAGGGGTTCCACGGCAACGGCCCGTTCTTCGCCGCCATCTTCGCCGCCATCAGCCTCGGGCGTTTTCTCTTCGTGGTGTGGGCGGCGCGCAGAACCGTGGTGCTGAACCACGTACTGCGGGCCCGTTTCTGGTTCCTCGTCTCGGCGCTCGGCTGGATTCCCGGGGCGTTCGTCCAGGGTTGGGCCCGGGGCATCCTGTGGCTGTCGGCCCTGACCGTCGACTATGTGTCGGCGGCGCTGCGGTGGCCGACCCCGTGGCGACTGGGTCACGCGCTGGGGCCGGCGCTGGAGATCACCGCGACCCACGTCGCCGAGCGCTACCGCCAGGTGTTCATCATCGCTCTGGGCGAGATCGTCCTGGCCCTGGGCATGACCTTCACCGACACCGGTTCCGACGCGTTCACGCTCAGGCGCGCGGCGGCGATCACACTGTCGTTCGCCAGCGCCGCGCTCATGTGGCGGCTCTACGTCTACCAGGCAGGCGGCCAACTCGGCCCGGCGATCACCGCGGCGCGCGACCCGCACCGCCTCAGCCAGTGGTCCTCGTTCGCGCACATGGCCATGATCGCCGGGACCATCCTGACGGCTGTCGGATTCACGCTGGTCATGGAGCATCCGACGACGCACACGCCACCGTCCTGGGTCGCCGGCATCATCGGAGGTCCCGCCCTGTTCCTGGCCGGGCGCGTCGGCTTCGAATACGTGATCTTCGGTCGGGTGACCCTGCCTCGGCCGATCGGCATCCTCGTCCTGGCCGGCCTCTCCCCCGTGGTGGTCCACCTGCCGCCGGAGGCCACTGTGGCGTCGACGACTGCCGTTCTCATCGCGCTCGCCGCGGAGGACGCGGCGCGTGACCGTCGCA
- the fdh gene encoding formate dehydrogenase, translating into MGVRRWVERWPLYRQLTGPDPLGRGAAAKSARSLTLTARTDTADSVARSVCPYCAVGCGQRVYVADGQVTQIEGDPDSPISRGRLCPKGAASKSLVTSPLRQTTVRYRRPYGTEWEDLDLDTAMNMIADRVLAARDETWEDRDDEGRPLHRTLGFASLGGATLDNEENYLIKKLFTAMGALQIENQARIUHSATVPGLGTSFGRGGATQFQQDLSNSDMIVIQGSNMAEAHPVGFQWVMEAKRRGAKVFHVDPRFTRTSAVADAYLPIRAGTDIALLGGVIRYILDNELDFREYVVAYTNAATIVTEEYRDTEDLHGLFSGFAEENASYDQSSWQYEGAEENVSSQNTETQRETAAGLEHESHGAPVGGDTQRDETLQHPRCVYQILKRHFSRYTPEMVERVCGIPQDKFLELAQAWTANSGRERTSMLVYSVGWTQHSVGVQYIRAGAIIQLLLGNVGRPGGGVMALRGHASIQGSTDVPTLFNLLPGYLPMPHHADHPTFDEWVDSIRHPGQKGFWGNARAYGVNLLKAYWGDAATADNDYCYDYVPRMTGDHGTYQQVLNMIDGKIKGYFLLGQNPAVGSAHGRAQRLGMANLDWLVVRDLFMIESATFWQHAPEIETGEIVPAECRTEVFFLPAASHVEKEGTFTQTQRLLQWREKAVEPPGDARSELWFFYHLGRIVRERLARSTLARDRALLDLTWDYPTHGRYAEPSAESVLYEINGYDVASGRPLSSYTEMKDDGTTAGGCWIYTGVYADGVNQAARRKPGSEQSLVALEWGWAWPSNRRILYNRASADPDGRPWSERKKYVWWDAGKAEWTGYDVPDFEKNKAPSYRPAPNSSGVAGIAGDDPFILQGDGKGWLYAPSGVLDGPLPTHYEPVESPVRNPLYRQQANPARKVYIHPINTLNPSPPEQHSDVFPYVFTVSRLTEHHTAGGMSRTVAHLAELQPEMFVEVSPELAAHRGLTHLGWAHLVSTRAAIEAKVLVTDRITPLRVDGRIIHQLWLPYHFGYEGLVTGDSANDLFGITLDPNVLIQESKVGTCDVRPGRRPRGQDLLDLVVDYRRRSGDLSHRYPPLVTTDVADSSSDQEA; encoded by the coding sequence ATGGGGGTGCGCCGCTGGGTCGAGCGCTGGCCGCTCTATCGCCAGCTCACTGGCCCCGATCCGTTGGGCCGGGGCGCGGCGGCCAAGTCCGCCCGGTCGCTGACGCTCACCGCCCGCACCGACACCGCCGACTCGGTCGCCCGGTCCGTCTGTCCGTACTGCGCGGTGGGGTGTGGCCAGCGGGTGTACGTGGCCGACGGGCAGGTCACGCAGATCGAGGGCGATCCGGACAGTCCGATCTCGCGGGGTCGGTTGTGTCCGAAGGGCGCGGCGAGCAAGAGTCTGGTGACCAGTCCGTTGCGGCAGACGACGGTCCGCTACCGGCGGCCGTACGGCACCGAGTGGGAGGATCTCGACCTCGACACGGCGATGAACATGATCGCCGACCGGGTCCTGGCCGCCCGGGACGAGACCTGGGAAGACCGTGACGACGAGGGCCGGCCGCTCCACCGGACGCTCGGTTTCGCCAGTCTGGGCGGGGCGACGCTCGACAACGAGGAGAACTACCTCATCAAGAAGTTGTTCACCGCGATGGGGGCGTTGCAGATCGAGAACCAGGCCCGTATTTGACACTCCGCCACAGTCCCCGGTCTGGGGACCAGCTTCGGTCGCGGCGGCGCCACCCAGTTCCAGCAGGACCTGTCGAACTCCGACATGATCGTCATCCAGGGTTCGAACATGGCCGAGGCGCATCCGGTGGGCTTTCAGTGGGTGATGGAGGCCAAGCGCCGTGGGGCGAAGGTGTTCCACGTCGACCCGCGGTTCACGCGGACGAGCGCGGTGGCGGACGCGTACCTGCCGATCCGGGCGGGCACCGACATCGCCCTGCTCGGCGGCGTGATCCGCTACATCCTGGACAACGAGCTGGACTTCCGCGAGTACGTCGTGGCGTACACGAACGCCGCCACCATCGTGACCGAGGAGTACCGGGACACCGAGGACCTGCACGGGCTCTTCTCCGGTTTCGCCGAGGAGAACGCCAGCTACGACCAGAGCAGTTGGCAGTACGAGGGCGCCGAGGAGAACGTCTCCTCGCAGAACACCGAGACCCAGCGGGAGACGGCAGCCGGGCTGGAGCACGAGTCACACGGCGCGCCGGTGGGCGGCGACACCCAGCGCGACGAGACGTTGCAGCATCCGCGCTGCGTCTACCAGATCCTCAAGCGGCACTTCTCCCGCTACACGCCGGAGATGGTGGAGCGGGTCTGCGGCATCCCGCAGGACAAGTTCCTCGAACTGGCCCAGGCGTGGACGGCCAACTCGGGCCGGGAGCGAACGAGCATGCTCGTCTACTCGGTCGGGTGGACCCAGCACAGCGTGGGAGTCCAGTACATCCGCGCCGGCGCGATCATCCAGTTGCTGCTGGGCAACGTGGGCCGGCCCGGTGGTGGCGTCATGGCCCTGCGGGGACACGCGAGCATCCAGGGCTCCACAGACGTGCCGACGCTGTTCAACCTGCTGCCCGGCTACCTGCCGATGCCGCACCACGCCGACCACCCGACGTTCGACGAGTGGGTGGACAGCATCCGGCACCCCGGGCAGAAGGGCTTCTGGGGCAACGCGCGCGCCTACGGCGTGAACCTGCTCAAGGCGTACTGGGGTGACGCCGCGACCGCCGACAACGACTACTGCTACGACTACGTGCCCCGGATGACCGGTGACCACGGCACCTACCAGCAGGTGCTCAACATGATCGACGGGAAGATCAAGGGGTACTTCCTGCTCGGGCAGAACCCCGCGGTCGGCTCGGCGCACGGCCGCGCCCAGCGGTTGGGGATGGCGAACCTGGACTGGCTTGTCGTCCGGGACCTGTTCATGATCGAGAGCGCCACGTTCTGGCAGCACGCCCCGGAGATCGAGACGGGCGAGATCGTGCCGGCGGAATGCCGGACCGAGGTGTTCTTCCTGCCCGCCGCCTCGCACGTGGAGAAGGAGGGCACGTTCACGCAGACGCAGCGGTTGTTGCAGTGGCGGGAGAAGGCCGTCGAGCCGCCAGGCGACGCCCGCTCCGAGCTGTGGTTCTTCTACCACCTCGGCCGCATCGTCAGGGAACGGCTGGCCCGCTCGACCCTGGCCCGCGACCGGGCGCTGCTCGACCTCACCTGGGACTACCCCACCCACGGCCGATACGCCGAGCCGAGCGCCGAGTCGGTGCTGTACGAGATCAACGGGTACGACGTGGCCAGCGGCCGACCGCTGTCGAGCTACACCGAGATGAAGGACGACGGCACCACCGCCGGAGGCTGCTGGATCTACACAGGCGTGTACGCCGACGGCGTCAACCAGGCCGCCCGCCGCAAGCCCGGCTCGGAGCAGTCCCTGGTCGCGCTCGAGTGGGGCTGGGCGTGGCCGTCCAACCGTCGGATCCTCTACAACCGTGCCTCGGCCGACCCGGACGGCAGGCCCTGGAGCGAGCGCAAGAAGTACGTGTGGTGGGACGCGGGAAAGGCCGAGTGGACCGGCTACGACGTGCCGGACTTCGAAAAGAACAAGGCGCCCTCGTACCGGCCGGCGCCGAACTCCTCAGGCGTGGCGGGCATCGCGGGCGACGACCCCTTCATCCTGCAGGGCGACGGCAAGGGCTGGCTGTACGCGCCCAGCGGCGTGCTGGACGGGCCGCTGCCGACGCACTACGAGCCGGTGGAGTCGCCGGTGCGTAACCCGCTCTACCGGCAGCAGGCCAACCCGGCCCGCAAGGTCTACATCCACCCGATCAACACCCTCAATCCGAGCCCTCCGGAGCAGCACAGCGACGTCTTCCCGTACGTGTTCACGGTCAGCAGGCTCACCGAGCACCACACGGCCGGCGGCATGAGCCGGACCGTCGCGCACCTCGCCGAGCTGCAACCGGAGATGTTCGTCGAGGTGTCGCCGGAGCTGGCCGCGCACCGCGGCCTGACCCACCTGGGCTGGGCACATCTGGTCAGCACCCGCGCGGCAATCGAGGCGAAGGTCCTGGTGACCGACCGGATCACCCCACTGCGGGTGGACGGCCGGATCATCCACCAGCTCTGGTTGCCGTACCACTTCGGTTACGAGGGTCTGGTGACCGGCGACTCGGCGAACGACCTGTTCGGCATCACCCTCGACCCCAACGTCCTCATTCAGGAGAGCAAGGTCGGTACGTGCGACGTACGGCCCGGCCGACGCCCGAGGGGCCAGGATCTGCTGGACCTCGTCGTCGACTACCGGCGACGGTCGGGGGACCTGAGCCACCGTTACCCGCCGCTGGTCACGACCGACGTCGCCGACAGCAGCAGCGACCAGGAGGCCTGA